One Virgibacillus proomii DNA window includes the following coding sequences:
- the guaC gene encoding GMP reductase — MENVFDYEDIQLIPAKCIVSSRSECDTSVTLGGNTFKLPVVPANMQTIIDEKIAIMLAENGYFYIMHRFKPEKRIDFIKDMRSRGLIASISVGVKEEEYAFVEKLAEEKLVPEYITIDVAHGHSDLVINMIKHIKKYLPNSFLIAGNVGTPEAVRELENAGADATKVGIGPGKVCITKIKTGFGTGGWQLAALRWCAKAASKPIIADGGIRTHGDIAKSIRFGASMVMIGSLFAGHEESPGETIERDGKILKEYFGSASEFQKGERKNVEGKKMLVEHKGSLKDTLREMEQDLQSSISYAGGKKLEAIRNVDYVVVKNSIFNGDKIIY; from the coding sequence ATGGAAAATGTATTTGATTACGAAGATATTCAATTAATTCCTGCAAAATGTATTGTTAGCAGTCGTTCAGAATGTGATACAAGTGTCACCTTAGGAGGGAATACGTTTAAATTACCTGTCGTTCCTGCAAATATGCAAACAATCATTGATGAAAAAATTGCGATCATGTTAGCTGAAAATGGCTATTTTTATATTATGCATCGTTTTAAACCAGAAAAGCGTATCGACTTCATAAAAGATATGCGAAGTCGTGGACTCATTGCATCCATTAGTGTTGGTGTCAAGGAAGAAGAATATGCGTTTGTTGAAAAGCTGGCAGAAGAAAAGCTGGTACCAGAATATATTACGATCGATGTTGCCCATGGGCATTCGGATTTGGTTATTAATATGATTAAGCATATTAAAAAATATTTACCAAACAGTTTTCTTATTGCTGGAAACGTAGGAACGCCGGAAGCTGTGAGAGAACTGGAAAATGCCGGTGCTGACGCAACCAAGGTCGGTATTGGACCAGGAAAGGTATGTATTACGAAAATTAAAACTGGCTTTGGTACAGGGGGCTGGCAATTGGCAGCTCTCCGCTGGTGTGCAAAGGCAGCAAGTAAGCCAATTATTGCTGATGGTGGAATTCGTACACATGGCGATATTGCCAAATCGATCCGTTTTGGAGCGTCCATGGTAATGATTGGTTCTCTTTTTGCCGGACACGAAGAATCACCAGGTGAAACGATTGAAAGAGATGGAAAAATTTTGAAAGAATATTTTGGATCTGCTTCCGAATTTCAAAAAGGTGAAAGAAAAAATGTCGAAGGTAAAAAAATGCTTGTAGAACATAAAGGTTCTTTAAAAGACACATTAAGGGAAATGGAACAGGATTTACAATCATCTATTTCCTACGCTGGCGGAAAAAAACTGGAAGCGATTCGCAATGTGGATTACGTCGTGGTAAAAAATTCTATCTTTAACGGCGATAAAATTATTTATTAA
- the rlmH gene encoding 23S rRNA (pseudouridine(1915)-N(3))-methyltransferase RlmH, which produces MKITIVSVGKLKEKYLKQGIQEYLKRLSTYAKVKIIEVADEKAPENLSEAQMLDVKQKEGERILSHIQPDTYVITLEINGKMLTSEQFASKLDELATYGKSKIAFVIGGSLGISAEVQKRSDLALSFSKMTFPHQVMRFILLEQVYRAFRINRGEPYHK; this is translated from the coding sequence ATGAAAATCACGATTGTATCAGTAGGAAAATTAAAAGAGAAGTACTTGAAGCAAGGCATACAAGAATATTTAAAACGCTTAAGCACATACGCAAAAGTAAAGATCATTGAAGTGGCGGATGAAAAAGCACCAGAAAACCTAAGTGAAGCGCAAATGTTAGATGTTAAGCAAAAAGAAGGCGAACGCATTTTAAGTCATATTCAACCAGATACATATGTCATTACGTTAGAAATTAACGGCAAAATGCTCACTTCAGAACAATTTGCCAGCAAATTGGATGAGCTCGCCACCTATGGGAAAAGCAAAATAGCCTTTGTCATTGGCGGGTCGCTTGGAATCAGTGCAGAGGTACAAAAACGTAGTGATTTAGCTCTATCTTTTTCAAAAATGACCTTTCCGCATCAGGTGATGCGGTTCATTCTGTTGGAGCAGGTGTATAGAGCATTTCGGATTAATCGGGGAGAACCGTACCACAAATAG
- the metA gene encoding homoserine O-acetyltransferase MetA — MPITIPKQLPAHDILEKENIFIMDTVRATTKDIRPLNIVIVNLMPEKERTETQLLRLLGNSPLQVLVTFLHTATHDSKTVSKSHLKQFYHTFDAIKDKRYDGMIITGAPVELLSFEEVNYWEELQKIMEWSKTHVSSSLHICWAAQAALYYHYGVGKHELSGKCSGVFAHQVFHPTVELIRGFDDEFLAPHSRYTGTPMKAIQNDNRLTLLAATKENDPFIIISNDKKHIMITGHLEYDNDTLAEEYHRDRKKGLNPAIPKNYFPNNNLEEVPLNRWRSHAHLLFSNWLNYYVYQETPYVWELS; from the coding sequence GTGCCAATTACAATTCCAAAGCAGTTGCCAGCACATGACATATTGGAAAAAGAAAATATTTTTATTATGGATACGGTTCGTGCTACAACAAAAGATATTCGTCCATTAAATATCGTGATTGTTAATTTAATGCCGGAAAAAGAACGTACGGAAACTCAATTGTTGCGGCTATTGGGGAATTCTCCCTTACAGGTTCTCGTGACATTTTTGCATACCGCAACACATGATTCAAAAACGGTTAGCAAGTCGCATTTGAAACAGTTTTATCATACGTTTGATGCTATTAAAGATAAACGGTATGACGGCATGATTATAACCGGTGCACCTGTGGAGTTGTTATCCTTTGAAGAAGTAAATTATTGGGAAGAGCTTCAAAAGATTATGGAATGGTCTAAAACGCATGTCAGCTCAAGCTTGCATATTTGCTGGGCTGCTCAAGCAGCGCTTTATTATCACTATGGAGTTGGGAAACATGAGCTTTCTGGCAAATGCTCAGGCGTATTCGCCCATCAGGTTTTTCATCCAACAGTAGAGCTGATTCGGGGCTTTGATGATGAGTTTTTAGCACCACATTCTCGTTATACTGGAACACCAATGAAAGCGATTCAGAATGATAATCGGTTAACATTGCTGGCTGCTACGAAAGAAAATGATCCGTTCATTATTATTTCAAATGATAAAAAGCATATTATGATAACTGGTCATTTAGAGTATGACAATGATACACTTGCTGAGGAATACCATCGTGATCGGAAAAAAGGATTGAACCCAGCCATTCCTAAAAACTATTTCCCAAATAACAATTTAGAAGAAGTACCATTAAATCGCTGGCGCTCGCATGCACATCTATTATTCTCTAACTGGCTGAACTACTATGTATATCAAGAAACACCTTATGTATGGGAATTGAGCTAG
- a CDS encoding type I restriction-modification system subunit M: MTEKQRNAQTTINVQKQANLIWNVADILRGLYKPHEYGKVILPMTVIKRLHDTLLPTRDKVLKASEQCKDLNEVFRHRFLTQASGYSFYNTSVYTFDTLLADPANIETNFRAYLNSFSDNMLDILANFKFDVEISTLADNDALFHVIQEFNKKESYLGPDKVTSTDMGYIFEELVRKFSESYNEEAGEHFTSRDIIYLMTDLLLIEDRDTLTGEDVVKTVYDQTMGTSQMLSAMQERIRDFNENAEVRTYGQELNPETYAIAKADTMIRGGNPDNMAIGSTLSNDQFDGYEFDYCISNPPFGSDWKRDQKAVKAEHALGENGRFGVGLPKISDGQLLFQLNGISKLKEAGRMAIIHNGSALFSGNPGGGESSIRQYVIENDWLETIVQLPNDLFYNTGISTYIWVITKNKSPEREGKVQLIDASKTFEKRRKNIGEKRVDISEECRHMIVQAYGEFDNKEYRLGEKIVESKILDNEDFGYTRVTVESPQRDEDGNVILKKNKPVADTKLRDTEDIPLKEDIDAYFEREVLPFNPDAWMDRKRDKIGYEIPFTRLFYEFTPPEPSEVIAERIKKLEESIVANFQALSSKDVSNVD, translated from the coding sequence ATGACAGAAAAACAACGTAATGCACAAACGACGATAAATGTACAAAAACAGGCCAATTTAATTTGGAACGTTGCTGATATATTAAGAGGGTTATACAAACCACACGAATATGGAAAAGTGATTTTACCCATGACCGTAATTAAGCGATTGCACGATACGTTATTACCAACACGTGATAAAGTGCTTAAAGCGTCAGAGCAATGTAAAGATTTGAATGAAGTTTTTCGACATCGTTTTTTAACACAAGCATCGGGTTATTCCTTCTACAATACTAGCGTATATACATTTGATACATTATTAGCAGATCCAGCAAATATCGAGACAAACTTCCGAGCTTATTTAAATAGTTTTTCAGATAATATGCTAGATATTTTAGCAAACTTTAAATTCGATGTTGAAATTTCTACATTAGCTGATAATGATGCGCTATTTCATGTCATTCAAGAATTTAATAAAAAAGAATCATATCTTGGTCCAGATAAAGTAACTAGTACAGATATGGGATATATTTTCGAGGAATTAGTTCGTAAATTTTCAGAGAGTTATAACGAAGAAGCAGGGGAACATTTCACAAGTCGAGATATTATTTATTTAATGACAGATTTACTTTTAATTGAAGATAGAGATACGCTAACAGGAGAAGATGTTGTAAAAACGGTGTACGATCAAACGATGGGAACGTCACAAATGTTATCAGCAATGCAAGAACGCATCCGGGATTTTAACGAAAATGCAGAAGTAAGAACATATGGACAAGAATTAAATCCAGAAACATATGCAATTGCTAAAGCAGATACGATGATTCGTGGCGGGAATCCAGACAATATGGCAATAGGAAGTACTTTATCAAATGATCAATTTGATGGATATGAATTTGATTACTGTATTTCCAATCCACCTTTTGGCAGCGATTGGAAAAGGGATCAAAAGGCTGTAAAGGCTGAACATGCATTAGGAGAAAACGGACGTTTTGGTGTCGGACTGCCGAAAATAAGTGATGGCCAATTACTCTTTCAATTAAATGGGATCTCAAAGCTAAAAGAGGCAGGAAGAATGGCGATTATTCATAATGGTTCGGCGCTATTTTCAGGCAATCCAGGTGGGGGAGAGAGCAGTATTCGGCAATATGTCATTGAAAATGATTGGTTGGAAACAATTGTCCAATTACCGAATGACTTATTTTATAACACAGGGATATCAACATATATTTGGGTAATTACAAAAAACAAATCCCCCGAACGTGAAGGAAAAGTACAACTAATAGACGCTTCAAAAACGTTTGAAAAACGAAGGAAGAATATTGGGGAAAAGCGTGTAGATATTTCTGAAGAATGTAGACATATGATTGTGCAAGCATATGGTGAATTTGATAATAAAGAATATAGATTAGGTGAAAAAATAGTAGAGTCAAAGATTCTTGATAATGAGGATTTCGGCTATACACGTGTAACGGTAGAAAGTCCGCAACGTGATGAAGATGGAAATGTCATCTTGAAGAAAAATAAACCTGTAGCAGATACGAAATTACGTGATACAGAAGATATTCCATTAAAAGAAGACATTGATGCCTATTTTGAACGGGAAGTATTACCATTTAACCCAGATGCATGGATGGATAGAAAGAGAGATAAAATTGGTTATGAGATACCTTTTACACGATTGTTCTAT
- a CDS encoding class D sortase, with the protein MKNTKIKVGILFILIGLVLISIPFYYEWKQQKEVTALEEALAMIANADGEDVDLSSIDNLPFSKEELDGVVELEIPSIHLKQKVLTETTNENLSVALTQMKPNQTPGKNNFTIAGHRGYRGDRHFRNLPEVVKGDEVLLHTKEQTFVYQVNSSEVIEPTEVQVLEDKKGQAEITLITCTIDGKERIATKGNLISTKGK; encoded by the coding sequence GTGAAAAACACAAAAATAAAGGTAGGGATTTTATTTATACTTATCGGGCTTGTTCTAATTTCCATTCCATTTTATTATGAATGGAAACAGCAAAAGGAAGTAACCGCTTTGGAAGAAGCGCTTGCTATGATTGCCAACGCTGATGGAGAAGATGTAGATTTATCATCTATTGATAATTTACCATTTTCTAAGGAAGAATTAGACGGGGTAGTAGAACTTGAAATACCATCCATCCATTTAAAACAAAAAGTGTTAACAGAGACTACGAATGAAAATTTAAGTGTTGCATTAACGCAAATGAAGCCGAATCAAACACCAGGTAAAAATAATTTTACGATTGCTGGACATCGCGGGTATCGCGGAGATCGCCATTTTCGAAATCTGCCAGAGGTTGTTAAAGGTGATGAAGTGTTATTACATACAAAAGAGCAGACTTTTGTATACCAGGTAAATTCATCCGAGGTAATCGAACCAACAGAAGTACAGGTTTTAGAAGATAAAAAAGGACAAGCGGAAATAACATTAATTACTTGTACAATTGATGGAAAAGAACGAATTGCGACAAAAGGAAATTTAATTAGCACAAAGGGCAAATAA